In Kushneria marisflavi, the following are encoded in one genomic region:
- the galE gene encoding UDP-glucose 4-epimerase GalE: MILVTGGAGYIGSHTVLTLLEAGREVLVLDNFCNANKKSLDRVSALAGREIQWVEGDVRDASLLDDIFRQHDIESVIHFAGLKAVGESVQKPLAYFDNNVNGTLVLCSAMSRAGVKKIVFSSSATVYGDPESVPIRENFPTSATNPYGRSKLMVEEILQDLALSDSQWRISVLRYFNPVGAHDSGMIGEDPNGIPNNLVPFVSQVAIGRREVLSVFGNDYDTDDGTGVRDYIHVTDLAKGHLKALDYLVHHDGVHTFNLGTGKGYSVLEVVQAFEKASGRKVAHEFKPRRAGDIARCYADPEYAKEVLGWTAEFGIEKMMADTWRWQHNNPNGYGDSTSS, encoded by the coding sequence ATGATTCTAGTCACCGGAGGTGCCGGATATATCGGTTCGCATACGGTTCTGACACTGCTGGAGGCGGGTCGAGAAGTATTGGTGCTGGATAATTTTTGCAATGCCAACAAGAAGTCTCTGGACAGGGTCAGCGCGCTGGCGGGCAGGGAAATTCAATGGGTTGAAGGCGATGTTCGTGACGCTTCACTGCTTGATGATATTTTCAGGCAGCATGATATTGAATCGGTGATTCATTTTGCCGGGCTCAAGGCTGTGGGTGAAAGCGTACAAAAGCCGCTTGCCTACTTTGATAACAACGTCAATGGAACGCTGGTATTGTGCAGTGCCATGTCGCGCGCCGGCGTGAAGAAAATTGTTTTCAGTTCTTCGGCAACTGTTTACGGAGACCCGGAATCTGTCCCCATCCGTGAAAACTTTCCTACTTCAGCGACCAATCCCTACGGCCGCTCAAAGTTGATGGTAGAAGAGATCCTGCAGGATCTTGCGTTGTCCGACTCGCAATGGCGCATTTCCGTATTGCGTTATTTTAATCCGGTTGGCGCCCACGACAGCGGCATGATCGGTGAAGATCCCAATGGGATCCCCAATAACCTGGTCCCCTTTGTCAGCCAGGTGGCGATCGGACGTCGCGAGGTGCTGTCTGTATTTGGTAATGACTATGATACCGACGATGGCACGGGCGTACGCGATTACATCCATGTGACTGACCTGGCGAAAGGTCATCTGAAGGCACTTGACTACCTGGTGCATCACGATGGGGTACATACCTTCAATCTGGGTACCGGCAAGGGTTATAGCGTGCTCGAAGTGGTGCAGGCCTTCGAAAAGGCAAGCGGTCGCAAGGTGGCCCATGAATTCAAGCCACGTCGGGCCGGGGATATCGCGCGTTGCTATGCCGATCCTGAGTATGCCAAAGAGGTGTTGGGATGGACTGCCGAGTTTGGTATCGAAAAAATGATGGCAGATACCTGGCGCTGGCAGCACAACAATCCCAATGGTTATGGTGACTCGACTTCTTCATGA
- a CDS encoding glycosyltransferase family 4 protein: MTGHARPLAAIAIRQVEKSTGASRNALEQTAALVALGYQVVIIAERGNSALVERAGARLVKTWRWPFKGARRRFWFNQRVQAWSRRHAPALLVSHGDVETPDVVYLHNCVHLASHAINGCALPDNHEVAAIHDHVLRRQRFRRVAVNSRMMGNDLTARYGIASDRIDISYPGYDPRQFNPESARAGRDEIRQSLGAASEDFLIGVVTSGNFKKRNVKGFVKLAAELDKTMPGRCRFLVVGKDDASPFQQLAQNLGIADQFVWRSTINEVERLYGALDLFMLPAHIEEFGRVALEAMACATPVMLSAGVGCAELLEDRYPELVLDAMDTQGWARCAHQLLEDHHRRAMLGSELSTLARHYSHSQQQQKLMAEFKALRSADA; encoded by the coding sequence ATGACAGGACATGCAAGACCTCTGGCTGCCATTGCCATCCGTCAGGTAGAAAAGAGTACAGGCGCCAGTCGCAATGCACTTGAGCAAACGGCAGCGCTGGTCGCCCTGGGTTACCAGGTCGTCATCATTGCCGAGCGGGGAAATTCTGCTTTGGTTGAGCGCGCTGGTGCTCGATTGGTCAAGACCTGGCGCTGGCCTTTCAAGGGCGCACGTCGACGCTTCTGGTTCAATCAACGTGTTCAGGCCTGGTCAAGGCGTCATGCGCCAGCTCTGCTGGTGAGCCATGGTGATGTAGAAACACCTGATGTGGTATATCTCCATAACTGCGTGCATCTGGCCAGTCACGCCATCAATGGATGCGCTTTGCCCGACAATCATGAAGTGGCTGCCATTCATGACCATGTTTTGAGGCGTCAGCGCTTTCGTCGTGTTGCTGTTAACTCCAGAATGATGGGCAATGATTTAACAGCCCGTTATGGCATTGCTTCTGACAGAATCGATATTAGTTATCCCGGTTACGACCCTAGGCAGTTCAATCCGGAAAGCGCTCGTGCCGGGCGAGACGAGATTCGTCAATCGCTTGGGGCAGCATCCGAGGACTTTCTGATAGGGGTGGTAACCTCAGGCAATTTTAAAAAGCGTAATGTGAAAGGCTTTGTAAAACTGGCCGCTGAGCTGGATAAAACAATGCCGGGTCGCTGCCGCTTTCTGGTTGTCGGCAAGGATGATGCTTCTCCTTTTCAGCAGTTGGCTCAAAACCTCGGAATTGCCGATCAATTTGTCTGGCGCTCCACCATCAATGAGGTGGAGCGGCTTTATGGCGCGCTGGATCTTTTCATGTTGCCTGCTCACATTGAAGAGTTTGGGCGTGTTGCACTTGAAGCCATGGCGTGCGCGACACCCGTCATGCTGTCAGCCGGTGTAGGGTGTGCCGAGCTGCTCGAAGATCGTTATCCTGAGCTTGTACTGGACGCCATGGATACCCAGGGGTGGGCGCGCTGTGCTCACCAGTTGCTTGAAGATCACCACAGACGCGCCATGCTGGGTAGCGAGCTTTCAACGCTTGCAAGGCACTATTCCCATAGCCAGCAACAG